From the Nitrospirota bacterium genome, the window ACATTCCACTTATTTTCACAATATATTATTGAACAGGGAGATACAGCATGGGGCAAATTAAAAAGGCTATTATCAGTGTTTCAGACAAGAAGGGGATTGCGGAATTTGCAAGGAAACTTGCCGGTTTGGGGATTTCAATCCTGTCAACCGGAGGCACCTCCAAAATTCTAAAGGAGGCCGGTATTGCTGTAACGGATATTTCTGATTTTACCGGTTTCCCGGAGATGATGGACGGGAGGGTAAAGACCCTTCATCCTAAGGTTCATGGGGGTTTACTCGGCAGGCGGGACAATCCTGAACATGTCAGGCAGATGCAGGAAAAGGGGATTGAGCCTATAGATATGGTAGTAATAAATCTCTATCCATTTGAGGCTGTAACCTCAAAACAGGATTGCACATTTGAAGATGCAATTGAAAATATTGATATAGGCGGTCCGTCAATGGTCAGGTCTGCTTCAAAGAATTTTGAATCTGTTGCCGTTGTAACTGACCCGTCAGATTATGAAGGGATATTTAAGGAGATGGAGTCAACAGGAGGTAGTCTCTCAAGGGAAACCAGATTCAGGCTTGCACGAAAGGCATTTGCAATGACTGCACGATACGATACGCTGATTTCCGGTTATCTTGAAAAGGAGGCTCAGAAGAGTGGAGAGACTATTCATTTTCCTGAGATATTCGTTCCAAAATTTGAAAAGGTTCAGCACCTTAGATATGGTGAAAATCCACATCAGCGCGGTGCCTTTTACAGGGAGATTGGATTCAATGGTGCATCAGTTTCACGGGCAAGGATAATACAGGGAAAAGAGATGTCATATAATAATTATCTTGATTCAAACTCTGCACTTGAACTTGCAAGAGAGTTTGAAGAACCGACCGCAGTAATAGTTAAACATAATAATCCATGCGGCGTTGCATCTTCTGATGACCTGAAAGAGGCTTATTGTATTGCAAGGGATACTGATCCGGTATCGGCATTCGGCGGGGTGATTGCCTTTAATACACTTGTTGATGACTATGTTGCTGAGGAGATAGTAAAGACCTTTGTTGAGGTGATCATTGCACCTGAATATACTGAGGATGCCTTAAAACTGTTCCGGAAAAAAGGGAATGTCAGGCTGCTTGAGGTTGGTCCCCTTGGCCCTGTTGCAGAAGGTGCTATGGACTTTAAGAGGCTAAATGGCGGATTACTGCTTCAGGACATTGATTCAGGTATAAGAGGTGAATTTGAAAACCTGAAAACGGTTTCAACACGCCCTCCGACTGACGATGAGATTGAGGCTATGAAGTTTACATGGAAGGTATGTAAGCATGTTAAATCCAATGCAATCATTTTCGGGAAAGAGAGACAGACTGTCGGTATCGGCGCCGGGCAGATGAGCAGGGTGGATTCCGTACGTCTTGCTGTATCAAAATCCATGACAGAAATAAAAGGTTCTGTTATGGCCTCGGACGCATTCTTCCCATTCAGAGACGCCATAGACGAGGCGGCCAAGGTTGGAATCAGTGCCATAATACAACCTGGCGGTTCAATCAAAGACCAGGAAGTTATTAAAGCAATTGATGAATATAATATGGCAATGGTGTTCACAGGGTACAGGCATTTTAGGCACTAACAAAAAGTAAGCAGTGAAGGCAGGTTTTATCTGCTTACTGCTTACTTGAGGTTATTTTCTGATAAACCCTCATGAGCCGGGGGCTCACAAAGGTAAACGAAAATCAGCGGGACAAGAAAACCCCGCCTATCCTCATAGATTTGGATAGGCGGGGTTTTCTTACCCCGCCGGAAGGATTTTTGGGTGAAAGTACTCGTCATAGGCAGCGGCGGCAGGGAACATGCTCTTGTGTGGAAGATTGCACAGAGTCCGCGTGTGACCAAAATTTATTGTGCCCCAGGGAACGCAGGGATTTCCAGAGTTGCAGAGTGTATCCCTATCCAGCCGGTTGATATAACAAATCTCATATCCTTTGCAAAACAAGAAGGTATTTCTCTTACTGTTGTTGGTCCTGAAGCGCCGTTAGCAATCGGAATTGTTGATAGATTCAGGGAAGCAGGTTTGAGAATTTTCGGCCCCTCTATGGCTGCTGCACAGATGGAGGCGAGTAAGATATTTTCAAAGAATATTATGAATAAATATAATATTCCCACAGCAGAGTCTAAAGATTTTACTGAAGTGAAGCCTGCGATTGATTATATAAAAGAAAAAGGCGCACCCTTAGTAATTAAGGCAGATGGTCTTGCTGCAGGCAAGGGCGTGATAATTGCCTCCACTGAACAAGAGGCTATTGATGCTTTGAAGCTATTAATGATAGATAAGGCTTTTGGGCAGGCCGGCGAAAGGATAATCATCGAGGAGTTTCTTGCAGGAGAAGAGGCATCGTTCCTTGTTTTTACAGATGGGCAAGTCATTGTTCCCATGCCATTATCAAGGGACCACAAAAGGATCTTTGATAATGACAAGGGGCCGAATACAGGTGGCATGGGGGCCTATTCTCCCGTCTCTTCAGTCAGCAGGGAAATAATTGATACAGTAATCAGGGATATTGTAAAACCTGTTATTGAAGGTTTGGAAAAAGAAGGTTGTAATTACGAAGGCATACTCTATACAGGATTAATGATAACACCTGAAGGTAAACCAAAGGTACTTGAGTTTAACTGCAGGTTTGGTGACCCTGAGGCACAGCCGATCCTGATGAGACTGGAGACTGATATTGTTGACATTATTGAGGCTGTGATTGATAAAAGGCTCAATAAAATAGAAGTAAAATGGAGCGATAAGGCGGCTGTCTGCGTGGTTATGGCCTCAGGCGGTTATCCTGAAAAGTATCAGAATGGCACTATAATAACAGGGCTTGATTCCATCATTGATATGGAGGACATTGTTGTTTTTCATGCAGGAACTGCATTAAAAGATGATAATATTGTAACAGCCGGGGGCAGGGTGCTGGGAGTGACTGCACGTGGTGAGGATATGACTATAGCAAAAAAACGGGCTTATGAGGCTATAGGGAGGATAAGTTTTGAAGGTATGCAATACAGAACAGATATAGGGAAAAAATAAAATAACATAGAGGCTTTTTCGCCATTACTGAAGAATCCCCTCCCCCTTGACGTGGGACAGGGTGGGGGTGAAACCGGGAGGAATAATGAGTAAACCATTAGTGGCAATCATTATGGGTAGTGAATCTGATATGCCGATAATGAAGGCTGCTGCAGATATACTGGAAAAGTTCAATGTTCCTTATGAACTAAAGATTGCATCTGCACACCGTAGTCCGAGGTTAGTTCAGGAATTTTCAAGAGGAGCAGAAGAATCGGGTTTAGAGGTTATCATTGCAGGTGCAGGCGGGGCAGCCCACCTGCCCGGGGTTATAGCATCAGAAACTGTAATACCTGTTATCGGCGTTCCAATTGATTCAACTTCATTAAAGGGTATAGACGCCTTGCTGTCTATTGCTCAGATGCCGGGCGGCGTACCTGTTGCAGCCATGGCTATAGGAATTGCCGGGGCAAAGAATGCTGCTTTATTTGCAGTACAGATCATATCAAGAAAAGATGAAGCCTTGCTGAATCAGTTTAAAAAATATAAAGAAGACATGGCGATAGCTGTTGAGGAGAAGAATCAGAGGGTTGGGGGAAGAAGATAGAGGTAAGAAGTAAGAAGCAAGAAATTAGAAAAATATGAGAATT encodes:
- the purH gene encoding bifunctional phosphoribosylaminoimidazolecarboxamide formyltransferase/IMP cyclohydrolase — translated: MGQIKKAIISVSDKKGIAEFARKLAGLGISILSTGGTSKILKEAGIAVTDISDFTGFPEMMDGRVKTLHPKVHGGLLGRRDNPEHVRQMQEKGIEPIDMVVINLYPFEAVTSKQDCTFEDAIENIDIGGPSMVRSASKNFESVAVVTDPSDYEGIFKEMESTGGSLSRETRFRLARKAFAMTARYDTLISGYLEKEAQKSGETIHFPEIFVPKFEKVQHLRYGENPHQRGAFYREIGFNGASVSRARIIQGKEMSYNNYLDSNSALELAREFEEPTAVIVKHNNPCGVASSDDLKEAYCIARDTDPVSAFGGVIAFNTLVDDYVAEEIVKTFVEVIIAPEYTEDALKLFRKKGNVRLLEVGPLGPVAEGAMDFKRLNGGLLLQDIDSGIRGEFENLKTVSTRPPTDDEIEAMKFTWKVCKHVKSNAIIFGKERQTVGIGAGQMSRVDSVRLAVSKSMTEIKGSVMASDAFFPFRDAIDEAAKVGISAIIQPGGSIKDQEVIKAIDEYNMAMVFTGYRHFRH
- the purD gene encoding phosphoribosylamine--glycine ligase; the protein is MKVLVIGSGGREHALVWKIAQSPRVTKIYCAPGNAGISRVAECIPIQPVDITNLISFAKQEGISLTVVGPEAPLAIGIVDRFREAGLRIFGPSMAAAQMEASKIFSKNIMNKYNIPTAESKDFTEVKPAIDYIKEKGAPLVIKADGLAAGKGVIIASTEQEAIDALKLLMIDKAFGQAGERIIIEEFLAGEEASFLVFTDGQVIVPMPLSRDHKRIFDNDKGPNTGGMGAYSPVSSVSREIIDTVIRDIVKPVIEGLEKEGCNYEGILYTGLMITPEGKPKVLEFNCRFGDPEAQPILMRLETDIVDIIEAVIDKRLNKIEVKWSDKAAVCVVMASGGYPEKYQNGTIITGLDSIIDMEDIVVFHAGTALKDDNIVTAGGRVLGVTARGEDMTIAKKRAYEAIGRISFEGMQYRTDIGKK
- the purE gene encoding 5-(carboxyamino)imidazole ribonucleotide mutase, which encodes MSKPLVAIIMGSESDMPIMKAAADILEKFNVPYELKIASAHRSPRLVQEFSRGAEESGLEVIIAGAGGAAHLPGVIASETVIPVIGVPIDSTSLKGIDALLSIAQMPGGVPVAAMAIGIAGAKNAALFAVQIISRKDEALLNQFKKYKEDMAIAVEEKNQRVGGRR